tgtataagtATGCATGTTGTACGTTATCTGCATGGTATATGAATAttatgaagaaggaaaagagaaaataataatgaatggAACCTGGAGCAATGTAGCCGTAGGAGCCAGCAATGGAGGACATGGACTGAGAGGCGCCAGGGTCGTACAAGAACTTGGCAAGGCCAAAATCAGCAACATGGGCCTCCAAGTCCCCATCCAGCAATATATTATTAGACTTGACATCCCTGTGAATGATAAGAGGGGAACAATCATGGTGCAAATAGCACAGTCCCTTAGCAGCTTCCACCGCAATCTTGTACCTCATTTCCCACTTCAAGTGCCCTCCTTTGGCACCATGCAGCCATTCCCCTAAGCTCCCATTTGGCATGTACTCATACAGCAGCAAGTTCGTCTCCTTGTTCGACACGTAACCTAAAAGCCTCATTATGTTCCTGTGCCTTATCTTCCCCAGCGTTTCTATCTCCGCTTTGAATCCGTAATCGTTCCTTCCACTCCCCGCCCCAACCAACCGCTTTATCGCCACGTCTGTTCCGTTTGGCATGGACCCGCGGTACACGATCCCTGCCCCTCCTTTTCCTATTATGTTCTCCTCCTTCAGACACTCCACCACGTCCTCGGCTTTGAAGTTCAGCCGCTGGAACGCCGTCAGCTTCCACGTCTTCGCAAGGTTCAtcttcctcctcctcatcaTGTACACCGTCACCGCCACCAGCAGCGCGGCTGTGCCCAGTGCAATCACGATGACTATCACCCTCGTGGATTTCAAACTCCAAGGGCCGCGCCTCTTCTTCAAGGCGTCGTCAGGGTACAACGAGGAATTCGGGCAAGAGTGGGAGGTACAGAGGTTGGGGTTCCCTGCAAAGGATTTCTCGCTGAAGACCGCGAACTGACCCCCGGTTGGGACCTTGCCGATGAAATTGTTGTTGGATAGATCCAATGTGGTGAGACTCAACATGAAGCGAATCTCCTCAGGGACTGGCCCTGAAATTTGGTTTATCGACACATTGAAAATGCTCAAGTCCGTGAGGTTTTTGATTCCCTTCGGAATCTTCCCTTCAAGCATGTTCCGGCTGAGGTCCACGGCGGTGAGTGAAACGCAGCGAGTCAACGTCGTTGGGATTGGTCCGGTTAGATTGTTGCCGCTTATGTTGACCACAGTCAGCATCGGTAGGTCAAAAACCTCTCCCGGTATTTCTCCAACGAACTCGTTTGCGTCAAGTGAGAGAGTCTGCAGTGCCCTCAAGTTCTTCAACGCTGGGGGAATTTTCCCACTGAATAAGTTGTTGGAAAGAGTGAGAATCCCCAGGGATTCGCCGGAAATCTCAGGAGGCAGTTCGCCGTTAAAACGGTTATTGGCCAGCTCGATTATCGTGACAGAAGGTAGTTTGAAAATCCCTGACGGAACCACGCCGTTAAGGTAGTTATTGGAGGCTCGGATCTTGGTGAGAGACTTGCAGTTACCAATCTCGTTAGGGATTGGACCGCGGAAGAAGTTATCTGTGATCATGATCGTTTGTAACCTCCCACTCTTACACAAATCTCGAGGGATCAACCCGGTGAAGTGATTCTTGATGACGTCGAAGAACTTTAACTTGCCGTTTTGCCCAAGGTTCGGAGGTAGCACGAAGGAGAAGTTGTTATCCCAGAGCTGCAGCGTTTCCAGATTCGGAAGCTCGCCGACGAAGGACGGAACTGAGCCGCGAAGATTGTTTTGGAAGAAGTTCATGAGAGTGAGGTTTCTAAGCTGTGAGAAGCTCATCGGTATCTCACCGGTGAGGTCGTTGATGGAGAGATCAAGTGACATGAGGCTCACCATAGCGGAGAGCTCCGACGGAATGGTTCCGGTGAGGTTGTTAATTTGCAGGAACAACGTGTCAAGGTTTGTCAGATTTGCAAGGCTCGGTGGAATCTCGCCGCTGAGGTTGCAGCTAGAGAGGTCAAGGTATCTCAGAGATTTCATGCTGCCAAACTCCGGTGGAATTCCACCTTCGTAAGCGTTGTTGTATCCGAGTTTTAGGTACCTCAGCGTCTTCAACTTCGACAAACTCTTGGGAATCTTCCCCGATAAGCTATTGGTGCTTAAGCTTAAAAACTCCAAGCTCTTAAACTCCGAGTAACTCTCCGGTATGCTGCCGGAGAAATAGTTTCCGTCGAGCTTCAGGTATTTTAATTTCTCCAGTTTCACCAACTCTACGGGAAGCGGTCCGGTGAAGTTGTTGTCGTAGACGTCGAGGACCTCCAGTTTCGTCATCGGAAGGATAATTTGGCCGGGGAAATGGCCGGAGAAGACGTTGTGAGAGATGTTGAGGTGCTTGAGGGAAGTGAGGGCGGCGAGCTCCTTGGGAAGTACGCCGGTGAGGTTGTTCTGCGAGACGGTGAGGTTCTCGAGTTTGTCCAATTGTCCGATCTCCGGCGGAAGGTGACCGAAGAGAGGAACAAACGAGACGTTGATAGCAACGACTCGAAGTTCTCGGTCGCATTTTACGCCTGAAAAGAAACAGTGTGCAGAAAGCGAGGGGAAAAACTTCCAGTCATGGAGAGCGTCGTCTTTGGCTTTATCTCCTTTCATGGAGTCCTTCAGCTTCAGAAGCGATTCCATGTCAGTGAACGAAGAGCACGTTGCCACGCGCAGCCatatgaagaaaataaacaataatagcGTGTAGCACACACAGCTTCTCATGTCTCTCTGATTTTGCTTTGCAGTAGTACTACTCCCTCTCTCTTATATACTTATGCCAAATGCATACATTTGCCTGCGTCCTTATTTTTACACCACACACCACATGCTGCCTCTATTTATATACACCGTTATGTttgtatattattaaattaaatagcttATATGCATGTACAACACTGTACCATATGGTGGCACGCAATACTAATTAATTCTGTTTGTATGAAATGGGAAAAGTTGTTCAAAGTGGAtgcttaggaaaaaaaaaaacaatattcatCAGTAGCTAGCCACACAAGATCCACTATAAGTCTGTGAAACATGAAGTATAATTATGTTTCAAGAAAATTGTATACAATATAACTTTCTAATGCGGATTAATTATATTGATTCTATAGTGGTGGGAGAGGTCCTACAAGCAATTAGTTTAGAGGAGAAATTTTTATGCAAGCCTTGTCTGTCACAAATCTTTTATTCAGTGCGTGTGTACAAAGTTAATTattcttgatatatatatttttaaatatgactgaaatattcttacatttttaataaataaatatgtatcgTAGAAATTTGGGTCATGCACTTTACTAAATTGTTTGATGATGATGGAAACTTAATTATAATACGATTGGTTAACATTTGGCCGGTGGcgtataattaatgaaatatccTTGCTATTCGCCACTGGCTGTTAAGTCTACTCAACGTGGAGTTAGCTTTTGTGAAGACAAAGATGCAATCTCTTCGTGACCATTCTATGGAGGTTTAAACTTTCCATGAGCCTAACTTTGGAACCAAACAAAAGTGGTTTTTTGTGATTCACCAAATTAAAAAAGGGAATAaaagaaacttttttttacGTGAAAGTCTTCTTAGCTACTATGCTTTGGTATGTCACTGGGATAATTATTATCCATGGAAAAGCCAAAACATCAATTCTCTGTTTTAAGTTGTTCTGTCAACGATCAAGCACTAGATATTGAAGAATCGTATTCCATGAGTGACAGTTAAAGGGTACGCatcaacaaaaatttaaagcaaaTTATTCATCGCAAGTGGTTATGTTCGATCCCTACATTACTAAGT
Above is a window of Glycine soja cultivar W05 chromosome 12, ASM419377v2, whole genome shotgun sequence DNA encoding:
- the LOC114379949 gene encoding receptor protein kinase CLAVATA1-like; translated protein: MRSCVCYTLLLFIFFIWLRVATCSSFTDMESLLKLKDSMKGDKAKDDALHDWKFFPSLSAHCFFSGVKCDRELRVVAINVSFVPLFGHLPPEIGQLDKLENLTVSQNNLTGVLPKELAALTSLKHLNISHNVFSGHFPGQIILPMTKLEVLDVYDNNFTGPLPVELVKLEKLKYLKLDGNYFSGSIPESYSEFKSLEFLSLSTNSLSGKIPKSLSKLKTLRYLKLGYNNAYEGGIPPEFGSMKSLRYLDLSSCNLSGEIPPSLANLTNLDTLFLQINNLTGTIPSELSAMVSLMSLDLSINDLTGEIPMSFSQLRNLTLMNFFQNNLRGSVPSFVGELPNLETLQLWDNNFSFVLPPNLGQNGKLKFFDVIKNHFTGLIPRDLCKSGRLQTIMITDNFFRGPIPNEIGNCKSLTKIRASNNYLNGVVPSGIFKLPSVTIIELANNRFNGELPPEISGESLGILTLSNNLFSGKIPPALKNLRALQTLSLDANEFVGEIPGEVFDLPMLTVVNISGNNLTGPIPTTLTRCVSLTAVDLSRNMLEGKIPKGIKNLTDLSIFNVSINQISGPVPEEIRFMLSLTTLDLSNNNFIGKVPTGGQFAVFSEKSFAGNPNLCTSHSCPNSSLYPDDALKKRRGPWSLKSTRVIVIVIALGTAALLVAVTVYMMRRRKMNLAKTWKLTAFQRLNFKAEDVVECLKEENIIGKGGAGIVYRGSMPNGTDVAIKRLVGAGSGRNDYGFKAEIETLGKIRHRNIMRLLGYVSNKETNLLLYEYMPNGSLGEWLHGAKGGHLKWEMRYKIAVEAAKGLCYLHHDCSPLIIHRDVKSNNILLDGDLEAHVADFGLAKFLYDPGASQSMSSIAGSYGYIAPEYAYTLKVDEKSDVYSFGVVLLELIIGRKPVGEFGDGVDIVGWVNKTRLELAQPSDAALVLAVVDPRLSGYPLTSVIYMFNIAMMCVKEMGPARPTMREVVHMLSEPPHSATHTHNLINL